One Sanguibacter keddieii DSM 10542 genomic window carries:
- the malQ gene encoding 4-alpha-glucanotransferase — protein MDPSERATLSPALVDLAEAHGISHDHWGFHGEKKTAPASTLVAILAALGVDASTPEHIDVALATVVDDEWRRMLPATVVSRHGVAHRVPVHVTDGVDVEVWVELEDGTRVTLEQVDDYVEPRTVDGRTIGRATFELPDDLPLGWHELRARTRDGQSRTVLAVTPDRLELPEHLVGSQHWGLMAQFYSVRSRQSWGIGDFADLADIAWIGGQQLGADFLLVNPVAAAEPTTPMTPSPYLPVSRRFVNPIYLRVEDIRETAYLSAADRSLVEWAADDVRELSTDPGPIDRDAVWDAKKSALRVVFEAPRSAARQTAFVDFCRSQGSGLESFATWCAFTDHLGSGEWPEEYRTPGSEAVARLREELSDEVDFYSWLQWVADVQLEQAQRAARESGMGIGIMHDLAVGVHPRGADAWALAGVLAQGMEVGAPPDMYNQQGQNWSQPPWHPRELARAGYAPYRDLIRTVFRHAGALRIDHVIGLFRLWWIPQGSPADEGAYVRYDHEALIGILCLEAQRAGGVVIGEDLGVVEPWVRGYLTDRGVLSTSVLWFEKDDDGRPMAPEDYRPLSLTTVTTHDLPPTAGYLAGEHVELRERLGLLTEPVHQVRQDARREREQMVLALAARGLVGDDPSERELVEALHRYVLLTPATLLGVSLADAVGERRAQNQPGTDQEYPNWKVPLGDSLGTVVLVDDLAENARLRSLAAVMNEGTGRTTEDVDS, from the coding sequence GTGGACCCCTCTGAGCGCGCGACCCTCTCACCTGCACTTGTCGACCTCGCCGAGGCTCACGGGATCTCCCACGACCACTGGGGGTTCCACGGCGAGAAGAAGACTGCGCCGGCCTCGACGCTCGTCGCGATCCTCGCCGCCCTCGGGGTCGACGCGTCCACGCCCGAGCACATCGACGTCGCTCTCGCGACAGTCGTCGACGACGAGTGGCGCCGCATGCTCCCCGCCACCGTCGTCTCGCGCCACGGGGTCGCGCACCGCGTGCCGGTCCACGTGACGGACGGCGTCGACGTCGAGGTGTGGGTCGAGCTCGAGGACGGCACACGCGTCACGCTCGAGCAGGTGGACGACTACGTCGAGCCCCGCACGGTCGACGGCCGCACGATCGGGCGGGCGACCTTCGAGCTCCCCGACGACCTCCCGCTCGGCTGGCACGAGCTGCGTGCCCGCACGCGCGACGGCCAGTCCCGGACCGTGCTCGCCGTGACCCCGGACCGTCTCGAGCTCCCCGAGCACCTGGTGGGGTCGCAGCACTGGGGCCTCATGGCCCAGTTCTACTCCGTCCGCTCCCGCCAGTCCTGGGGGATCGGCGACTTCGCCGACCTCGCGGACATCGCGTGGATCGGCGGGCAGCAGCTCGGCGCCGACTTCCTGCTGGTCAACCCGGTCGCCGCGGCCGAGCCGACGACGCCGATGACGCCGTCGCCCTACCTCCCGGTGTCACGGCGCTTCGTCAACCCGATCTACCTGCGGGTCGAGGACATCCGCGAGACCGCGTACCTCTCTGCTGCCGACAGGTCGCTCGTCGAGTGGGCTGCGGACGACGTCCGCGAGCTGAGCACCGACCCGGGGCCGATCGACCGCGACGCCGTGTGGGACGCGAAGAAGAGCGCGCTGCGCGTCGTCTTCGAGGCACCTCGTTCGGCCGCCCGCCAGACCGCCTTCGTGGACTTCTGCCGGTCGCAGGGCAGCGGCCTCGAGAGCTTCGCGACCTGGTGCGCCTTCACCGACCACCTCGGCTCGGGCGAGTGGCCCGAGGAGTACCGCACCCCGGGCTCGGAGGCAGTGGCCCGGCTCCGCGAGGAGCTCTCCGACGAGGTCGACTTCTACTCCTGGCTCCAGTGGGTCGCCGACGTCCAGCTCGAGCAGGCCCAGCGTGCCGCCCGCGAGAGCGGCATGGGCATCGGGATCATGCACGACCTCGCGGTCGGCGTGCACCCCCGCGGGGCGGACGCCTGGGCCCTGGCGGGCGTGCTCGCCCAGGGCATGGAGGTGGGCGCGCCGCCGGACATGTACAATCAGCAGGGCCAGAACTGGTCGCAGCCCCCGTGGCACCCGCGCGAGCTCGCACGTGCGGGGTACGCCCCGTACCGCGACCTCATCCGCACGGTGTTCCGTCACGCGGGTGCGCTGCGCATCGACCACGTCATCGGTCTGTTCCGGCTGTGGTGGATCCCGCAGGGCAGCCCGGCCGACGAGGGCGCGTACGTCCGGTACGACCACGAGGCGCTCATCGGCATCCTGTGCCTCGAGGCGCAGCGTGCCGGGGGCGTCGTCATCGGAGAGGACCTCGGCGTCGTCGAGCCCTGGGTCCGCGGCTACCTCACGGACCGCGGCGTCCTGAGCACCTCCGTGCTGTGGTTCGAGAAGGACGACGACGGGCGCCCGATGGCTCCGGAGGACTACCGTCCGCTGTCGCTGACGACCGTCACCACCCACGACCTCCCGCCGACGGCCGGGTACCTGGCCGGCGAGCACGTCGAGCTGCGCGAGCGGCTCGGCCTGCTGACCGAGCCCGTGCACCAGGTCCGCCAGGACGCGCGCCGTGAGCGCGAGCAGATGGTCCTCGCGCTCGCCGCGCGGGGTCTCGTGGGGGACGACCCGTCCGAGCGCGAGCTCGTCGAGGCGCTCCACCGGTACGTGCTCCTCACGCCGGCGACCCTGCTCGGTGTCTCGCTCGCGGACGCCGTCGGCGAGCGCCGGGCGCAGAACCAGCCCGGGACGGACCAGGAGTACCCGAACTGGAAGGTGCCGCTCGGCGACTCCCTCGGCACCGTGGTGCTCGTCGACGACCTCGCGGAGAACGCGCGGCTCCGCTCGCTCGCCGCGGTGATGAACGAGGGCACCGGGCGGACGACGGAGGACGTCGACTCCTGA
- a CDS encoding mechanosensitive ion channel family protein, whose protein sequence is MHLPAAPLTALPVPPLATASPTTTGLTTTTTAAAAGSSGSGGFDASDLGSWADWFLGTPMRLVLTALVGLVVLVVLRRMIRTVTEHLADGSFMDRRGLRQLAASGVGTAVRQSNPLAAARRAQRARTIGSVLRSTATLVVGAIVVLMMLDDVGVNIMPLVASAGVAGVALGFGAQSLVKDFLSGMFLLLEDQYGVGDTITVGDVSGTVEAVALRITKVRDATGTLWYVRNGEILKVGNKTQGWARVSVDVELHVDADLDLARATLTRAGERLTADTVLRTYLQEEPRVVGIESLSASAVSLKLEVKTDPAMQWDVARALREAVRTELATAGVSLAGE, encoded by the coding sequence ATGCACCTCCCCGCCGCACCGCTCACCGCTCTGCCCGTGCCACCCCTCGCGACCGCGAGCCCCACGACCACCGGACTCACCACCACCACCACCGCTGCCGCCGCCGGCTCCAGCGGCTCCGGCGGCTTCGACGCCTCAGACCTGGGCTCGTGGGCCGACTGGTTCCTCGGGACGCCGATGCGCCTCGTGCTCACCGCTCTGGTGGGCCTGGTCGTCCTCGTGGTCCTGCGTCGCATGATCCGGACGGTGACCGAGCACCTCGCGGACGGTTCCTTCATGGACCGCCGCGGGCTCCGGCAGCTGGCGGCGTCGGGCGTGGGCACCGCCGTGCGGCAGTCCAACCCGCTGGCGGCCGCCCGACGTGCGCAGCGCGCCCGGACCATCGGCTCGGTGCTGCGCTCGACGGCGACCCTCGTGGTCGGGGCGATCGTCGTGCTCATGATGCTCGACGACGTCGGCGTGAACATCATGCCGCTCGTCGCCTCGGCGGGCGTCGCCGGCGTCGCGCTCGGGTTCGGCGCGCAGAGCCTCGTCAAGGACTTCCTGTCCGGGATGTTCCTGCTGCTCGAGGACCAGTACGGGGTCGGGGACACCATCACCGTCGGTGACGTGTCGGGGACCGTGGAGGCCGTCGCGCTGCGCATCACCAAGGTGCGTGACGCGACCGGGACCCTCTGGTACGTGCGGAACGGCGAGATCCTCAAGGTGGGCAACAAGACCCAGGGCTGGGCGCGCGTGAGCGTCGACGTCGAGCTGCACGTCGACGCGGACCTCGACCTGGCCCGGGCGACCCTCACCCGTGCCGGCGAGCGCCTCACCGCCGACACCGTGCTGCGGACCTACCTGCAGGAGGAGCCGCGCGTGGTCGGCATCGAGAGCCTCAGCGCGTCAGCCGTCTCGCTCAAGCTCGAGGTCAAGACCGACCCGGCGATGCAGTGGGACGTGGCGCGCGCGCTGCGGGAGGCGGTCCGGACCGAGCTCGCGACGGCCGGGGTGAGCCTCGCCGGGGAGTAG
- a CDS encoding PTS sugar transporter subunit IIA: MPTDGTGTVRDQPAPAPVRLVAPVSGEVVALSDVPDEVFAEEIVGPGLAIEPRAVPGGSDTVVQAPVSGTIGSLYPHAFAIERPDGRTVLVHLGIDTVTLRGEGFVLHVASGDEVAAGQTLITWDPDTVAAAGFSTVCVVIALQGDPDAVDKTVQPGQQVRRGDDVVLWR; encoded by the coding sequence ATGCCGACCGACGGCACGGGAACCGTGCGCGACCAGCCTGCACCGGCACCGGTGCGGCTGGTCGCGCCCGTCTCCGGGGAGGTCGTCGCCCTGAGCGACGTCCCCGACGAGGTCTTCGCCGAGGAGATCGTCGGCCCAGGTCTCGCGATCGAGCCCCGCGCGGTGCCGGGAGGGTCGGACACCGTCGTCCAGGCCCCCGTCTCCGGCACCATCGGCTCGCTCTACCCCCACGCCTTCGCGATCGAGCGCCCTGACGGCCGGACCGTCCTGGTGCACCTCGGGATCGACACGGTGACGTTGCGCGGCGAAGGATTTGTCCTGCACGTCGCCTCGGGCGACGAGGTCGCCGCCGGTCAGACCCTCATCACCTGGGACCCCGACACCGTCGCGGCGGCCGGGTTCTCCACGGTGTGCGTGGTCATCGCCCTGCAGGGCGACCCGGACGCGGTCGACAAGACCGTCCAGCCGGGCCAGCAGGTCCGTCGCGGCGACGACGTCGTGCTCTGGCGCTAG
- a CDS encoding glucose PTS transporter subunit EIIB encodes MCVEATTLGPEPTSPTGRPPAQRADHETSGASLMSKAQQILAALGGQANVVDLEPCITRLRVEVSNPDLISESDLKATGAFGVVRSGKIVQVIVGPEADNLAAELDGLR; translated from the coding sequence ATGTGCGTGGAGGCGACTACTCTTGGACCAGAGCCGACGAGCCCGACCGGCAGACCACCAGCACAACGCGCAGACCACGAAACTTCAGGAGCTTCTCTCATGAGCAAGGCACAGCAGATCCTCGCCGCACTGGGCGGTCAGGCCAACGTCGTCGACCTGGAGCCGTGCATCACGCGCCTGCGTGTCGAGGTCTCCAACCCGGACCTCATCAGCGAGAGCGACCTCAAGGCGACCGGTGCGTTCGGCGTCGTGCGCTCGGGCAAGATCGTCCAGGTCATCGTCGGCCCCGAGGCCGACAACCTCGCCGCCGAGCTCGACGGGCTCCGCTGA
- the ptsP gene encoding phosphoenolpyruvate--protein phosphotransferase: MNTPSPRPSTRTVSGIGVCAGLVAGPVVHMPLPIAEPSPGLRLSPREDHAARAAEIQGASDHVAADLDAAAERATGEARAVLEATAAIAADPTLVADAQRRVVDDYLVPERAVWEAAAEVAEQFEALGGYFAERVSDVHDIRDRLVAHLTGRPKPGLPSCDTPFVLVAYDLAPSVTASLDPAQVVAIVTDGAGPTSHTAIVANAKGIPAVVAAQGAHDLLEDGHFALVNGSTGLVVADPTEEELTTVRAVASRVRTFDGEGRTRDGHRVQLLANIGDPSDAEPAAQAGAEGVGLFRSEFCFLDREQPPTVDEQVEAYRRVFSAFPGRKVVIRTLDSGADKPLAFLTSDDEENPALGVRGLRTAKRSPELLDQQLEAVARAAAAEEAEVWVMAPMVSTVSETEEFVAACTAHGLAVPGVMVEVPSAALLAGPILARAHFASIGTNDLTQYTMAADRLLGSLAELSDPWQPAVLQLVAATCAGGAQQGRPVGVCGEAASNPVLAVVLVGLGISSLSMTARAIPDVAAVLAEVDLTLCQELARLAVSAETAHDARALVRSRLPVLAELGL; the protein is encoded by the coding sequence ATGAACACCCCTTCACCACGCCCGTCGACGAGGACGGTCTCGGGGATCGGAGTCTGCGCGGGTCTGGTGGCCGGGCCCGTCGTGCACATGCCCCTGCCCATCGCCGAGCCCTCCCCCGGTCTGCGCCTGTCGCCTCGCGAGGACCATGCCGCCCGCGCCGCCGAGATCCAGGGCGCGAGCGACCATGTCGCCGCCGACCTCGACGCCGCTGCCGAGCGGGCGACCGGCGAGGCGCGCGCCGTCCTCGAGGCGACCGCCGCGATCGCCGCCGACCCGACCCTCGTCGCCGACGCCCAGCGTCGGGTGGTGGACGACTACCTGGTCCCCGAGCGCGCCGTGTGGGAGGCCGCCGCCGAGGTCGCCGAGCAGTTCGAGGCGCTCGGGGGGTACTTCGCCGAGCGCGTCAGCGACGTCCACGACATCCGAGACCGGCTCGTCGCCCACCTCACGGGTCGCCCGAAGCCCGGGCTGCCCAGCTGCGACACGCCCTTCGTGCTCGTCGCCTACGACCTCGCCCCCTCCGTCACGGCGTCTCTGGACCCCGCGCAGGTCGTGGCGATCGTCACCGACGGTGCCGGCCCGACCTCGCACACCGCGATCGTCGCCAACGCCAAGGGCATCCCCGCCGTCGTGGCCGCCCAGGGCGCTCACGACCTCCTCGAGGACGGGCACTTCGCCCTGGTCAACGGGTCGACCGGCCTGGTGGTCGCGGACCCCACCGAGGAGGAGCTCACCACCGTGCGGGCCGTGGCGTCCCGAGTGCGCACCTTCGACGGTGAGGGCCGCACCCGCGACGGGCACCGCGTCCAGCTGCTCGCCAACATCGGGGACCCCTCCGACGCAGAGCCTGCTGCGCAGGCCGGCGCCGAGGGCGTGGGGCTGTTCCGGTCGGAGTTCTGCTTCCTCGACCGGGAGCAGCCGCCCACCGTCGACGAGCAGGTGGAGGCCTACCGCCGCGTCTTCAGCGCCTTCCCGGGCCGCAAGGTCGTCATCCGCACCCTGGACTCCGGAGCCGACAAGCCCCTCGCCTTCCTCACCTCCGACGACGAGGAGAACCCCGCCCTCGGCGTCCGTGGGCTGCGGACCGCCAAGCGCTCCCCCGAGCTCCTCGACCAGCAGCTCGAGGCCGTGGCCCGCGCCGCCGCAGCCGAGGAGGCCGAGGTGTGGGTCATGGCACCCATGGTCTCGACCGTCTCCGAGACCGAGGAGTTCGTCGCCGCGTGCACGGCGCACGGTCTCGCGGTCCCGGGTGTCATGGTCGAGGTCCCCTCGGCCGCACTGCTCGCCGGGCCGATCCTGGCCCGCGCGCACTTCGCCTCGATCGGCACCAACGACCTCACCCAGTACACGATGGCCGCCGACCGCCTCCTGGGCTCGCTCGCCGAGCTCTCCGACCCGTGGCAGCCCGCCGTCCTGCAGCTCGTCGCCGCGACCTGCGCGGGGGGCGCGCAGCAGGGCCGCCCGGTCGGGGTGTGCGGCGAGGCGGCGTCCAACCCCGTCCTCGCCGTGGTCCTCGTGGGACTGGGCATCAGCTCGCTGTCGATGACGGCACGCGCCATCCCCGACGTGGCCGCGGTGCTCGCCGAGGTCGACCTCACGCTGTGCCAGGAGCTCGCCCGGCTGGCCGTCTCCGCCGAGACCGCGCACGACGCACGCGCCCTCGTACGGTCCCGGCTCCCCGTGCTCGCCGAGCTGGGGCTGTAG
- a CDS encoding GNAT family N-acetyltransferase, with the protein MTLQISRADLGDPVLRAFLLAHLRDLAPTAPAESQHALDLDGLARPEVRLWAAHADGEVVGTGALTPVEHEHDELKSMRTDPARRGTGIASTLLTHLLDDARGRGVRRVSLETGSMEFFAPARRLYARAGFEECAPFGSYTPDPHSVFMTVSL; encoded by the coding sequence GTGACCCTGCAGATCTCCCGCGCGGACCTGGGCGACCCGGTCCTGCGCGCCTTCCTCCTCGCACACCTCCGCGACCTCGCGCCGACGGCCCCCGCCGAGAGCCAGCACGCCCTCGACCTCGACGGGCTGGCCCGCCCCGAGGTCCGGCTGTGGGCCGCGCACGCCGACGGCGAGGTCGTCGGGACCGGGGCGCTGACGCCGGTCGAGCACGAGCACGACGAGCTCAAGAGCATGCGCACCGACCCGGCCCGACGAGGAACCGGCATCGCCTCGACGCTCCTGACCCACCTGCTCGACGACGCCCGGGGCCGGGGCGTGCGACGGGTGTCGCTCGAGACCGGCAGCATGGAGTTCTTCGCTCCGGCCCGGCGGCTCTACGCCCGGGCCGGGTTCGAGGAGTGCGCGCCCTTCGGCAGCTACACGCCCGACCCGCACAGCGTGTTCATGACCGTCAGCCTCTGA
- a CDS encoding globin, translating to MSDQTPAAPESFYELVGGHDTFVRLVDAFYVGIADDEVLRPMYPEADLGPAKVRMTMFLEQYWGGPTTYSDQRGHPRLRMRHAPFKVNPDARDRWLKHMRAAVDSLDLAPLHHATLWDYLDRAAHSLINTFDD from the coding sequence GTGAGCGACCAGACCCCAGCAGCCCCCGAGTCCTTCTACGAGCTCGTCGGCGGCCACGACACCTTCGTCCGGCTCGTCGACGCCTTCTACGTCGGCATCGCCGACGACGAGGTGCTGCGCCCCATGTACCCCGAGGCGGACCTCGGGCCCGCCAAGGTCCGCATGACGATGTTCCTCGAGCAGTACTGGGGCGGGCCGACGACCTACTCGGACCAGCGCGGCCACCCCCGCCTGCGGATGCGTCACGCGCCCTTCAAGGTCAACCCCGACGCGCGCGACCGCTGGCTGAAGCACATGCGGGCCGCCGTCGACTCCCTCGACCTCGCTCCCCTGCACCACGCCACCCTGTGGGACTACCTGGACCGGGCAGCCCACTCCCTCATCAACACCTTCGACGACTAG
- a CDS encoding acyl-CoA thioesterase: MTDQAQTAGSSGAAPAEGTAPADGTASADHDPLAHLLSVLSLSYHGAETGEDVYSGASVHQPNGRVYGGQVLAQALLAAGATVDRGRLPHSLHGYFLRAGDITQPVDFAVERLRDGRSFSARRTHAYQGGSAILSMIASFQELQDGIEHSSTMPDVPAPEDVRSAQDELGKIDHPVADFWSRQSAFDVRHVDGSLYLGPRPERTDRQSVWMRSRGAVPDDQLMHRALLMYACDQIMLEPVLRRGGNSWMTPGLSVASLDHAMWWHRDVQVDDWLLYVQGSPSAQGGRGLGTAEVFSRDGVLVATVAQEGMVRVP; the protein is encoded by the coding sequence GTGACCGACCAGGCCCAGACCGCCGGGAGCAGCGGCGCAGCGCCCGCAGAGGGCACAGCGCCCGCAGACGGCACGGCGTCCGCGGACCACGACCCTCTCGCGCACCTGCTCTCCGTGCTGAGCCTGTCGTACCACGGGGCCGAGACCGGCGAGGACGTCTACTCGGGTGCGAGCGTCCACCAGCCGAACGGACGCGTCTACGGCGGCCAGGTCCTCGCGCAGGCGCTGCTCGCCGCCGGTGCGACGGTGGACCGCGGACGCCTGCCGCACTCGCTCCACGGGTACTTCCTGCGCGCCGGCGACATCACCCAGCCGGTCGACTTCGCCGTCGAGCGGCTGCGGGACGGGCGTTCGTTCAGCGCCCGCCGCACCCACGCCTACCAGGGCGGCAGCGCGATCCTCTCGATGATCGCCTCCTTCCAGGAGCTCCAGGACGGCATCGAGCACTCCTCGACCATGCCCGACGTCCCGGCGCCCGAGGACGTGAGGTCCGCGCAGGACGAGCTCGGGAAGATCGACCACCCCGTCGCCGACTTCTGGTCACGGCAGAGCGCCTTCGACGTGCGGCACGTCGACGGGTCCCTGTACCTGGGCCCCCGACCCGAGCGCACCGACCGGCAGTCCGTGTGGATGCGGTCCCGCGGCGCCGTGCCGGACGACCAGCTGATGCACCGGGCGCTGCTCATGTACGCCTGCGACCAGATCATGCTCGAGCCCGTCCTGCGCCGTGGGGGCAACAGCTGGATGACCCCCGGGCTGAGCGTCGCGAGCCTCGACCACGCCATGTGGTGGCACCGCGACGTGCAGGTGGACGACTGGTTGCTCTACGTCCAGGGCTCGCCCTCCGCGCAGGGCGGCCGTGGCCTCGGGACCGCCGAGGTCTTCTCGCGCGACGGCGTGCTCGTCGCGACCGTCGCCCAGGAAGGCATGGTCCGGGTGCCCTGA
- a CDS encoding DNA topoisomerase IB, producing MPRLRRVSVSQPGLTRRRSGTGFTYLDAAGKRITEPAVLERCRELVVPPAWEDVWICPYPNGHVQAYGIDAAGRGQYLYHPQWRARRDRAKHDHALAVGARLPEAREQVDSDLQRSGMPREKALAVVFRLLDVGLFRIGGETYAAKNDSHGVSTLLRSHVTARRDGTVRFQFPAKSGKDQDIVIEDAEVHAAVRTFLRRKDESDRLVAWRGPGSPAQWHTVSSADVSGYVKERLGSDASAKVFRTWHATVLAAQLLEAAGPPPASERKRRTVATGVVRTVADQLGNTPTVARASYIDPRLFDHWERGSTIPECSSRDEAEAAVITLLGDGS from the coding sequence ATGCCCCGACTCCGCCGCGTCTCCGTCTCCCAGCCGGGTCTGACCCGCCGGCGCAGCGGGACGGGCTTCACCTACCTGGACGCCGCCGGGAAGCGGATCACCGAGCCTGCCGTCCTCGAGCGGTGCCGCGAGCTCGTGGTGCCGCCCGCGTGGGAGGACGTGTGGATCTGCCCGTACCCCAACGGGCACGTCCAGGCCTACGGCATCGACGCGGCCGGTCGAGGCCAGTACCTCTACCACCCGCAGTGGAGGGCCCGGCGAGACCGGGCCAAGCACGACCACGCCCTCGCGGTCGGCGCCCGCCTGCCGGAGGCCCGTGAGCAGGTGGACAGCGACCTGCAGCGCTCGGGGATGCCCCGGGAGAAGGCGCTGGCCGTCGTCTTCCGGCTCCTCGACGTAGGCCTGTTCCGGATCGGCGGCGAGACCTACGCCGCGAAGAACGACAGCCACGGGGTCTCGACGCTGCTGCGCTCCCACGTCACGGCGCGCCGGGACGGGACCGTCCGGTTCCAGTTCCCGGCGAAGTCCGGCAAGGACCAGGACATCGTCATCGAGGACGCCGAGGTGCACGCGGCCGTCCGCACCTTCCTCCGACGCAAGGACGAGTCGGACCGCCTCGTCGCCTGGCGAGGACCCGGCAGCCCGGCGCAGTGGCACACGGTCTCGTCGGCGGACGTCTCGGGCTACGTCAAGGAGCGGCTCGGGTCGGACGCGAGCGCCAAGGTCTTCCGCACCTGGCACGCGACCGTGCTCGCCGCGCAGCTGCTCGAGGCGGCCGGTCCGCCTCCGGCCTCCGAGCGCAAGCGACGGACCGTCGCCACCGGTGTCGTGCGCACCGTGGCCGACCAGCTCGGCAACACCCCGACCGTCGCCCGGGCCTCGTACATCGACCCGCGTCTGTTCGACCACTGGGAACGCGGGTCGACCATCCCGGAGTGCAGCAGCCGGGACGAGGCCGAGGCGGCCGTGATCACGCTCCTCGGCGACGGAAGCTGA
- a CDS encoding acyl-CoA thioesterase, translating into MTRLFVPVQLRWSDLDAYGHVNNVEMFRLLEEARITAFWAHPQEDEVAAPADPAAPADPAAPAAWPTAVLDSGPGASSHTFVARQEIEYLRPLGFDRRPVRVEMWIGHMGGASLDVCYEVHDDGTPVQRTGEGSAARPVARAVTTIVLVSAATGSPRRIAPHERAAWEPFLGEPISFRRRGA; encoded by the coding sequence GTGACTCGCCTCTTCGTCCCCGTCCAGCTCCGGTGGTCCGACCTCGACGCCTACGGGCACGTGAACAACGTCGAGATGTTCCGGCTCCTCGAGGAGGCCCGCATCACCGCCTTCTGGGCGCACCCGCAGGAGGACGAGGTCGCGGCACCCGCAGACCCCGCCGCCCCCGCAGACCCGGCCGCCCCCGCAGCCTGGCCGACCGCCGTCCTCGACTCCGGCCCCGGCGCGTCGTCCCACACCTTCGTCGCCCGGCAGGAGATCGAGTACCTGCGCCCTCTCGGCTTCGACCGCCGGCCGGTGCGGGTCGAGATGTGGATCGGTCACATGGGCGGTGCGAGCCTCGACGTCTGCTACGAGGTCCACGACGACGGGACGCCCGTGCAGCGCACGGGCGAGGGCTCCGCCGCTCGACCCGTCGCCCGCGCGGTGACGACCATCGTGCTCGTCTCGGCGGCGACGGGATCTCCGCGCCGCATCGCCCCGCACGAGCGTGCCGCCTGGGAGCCGTTCCTCGGCGAGCCGATCAGCTTCCGTCGCCGAGGAGCGTGA
- a CDS encoding GTPase → MRALATSGKRRSEAITLRVQALESALDAGRGWLRGPTLERGEQVTAHARARLDQSVDHTVVALAGSTGSGKSSIFNVLAGRELSTPGVRRPTTSQAMAAVWDADPQGADEAARLLDWLDVRRHTVLEPGADNQGLVLLDLPDHDSVVVEHRVRSDLLVERADLLVWVVDPQKYADAVLHEQYLRPLAGHAGVVVLVLNQVDRLSHVDQLQCLADLRRLAAQDGLGACPVIGLSAVTGQGVGELRSLVAAAAAAREAATTRLLADVRAAAEQVSQECGPARDLRSRAAARADLTSALLHAARADVVVQAVRGSSLLRARAATGWPLTRWLGRLRSDPLRRLNLLRQDARSELSRTSLPPMDAAMAAKTHTAVREYVDGASAGAPAPWVMATRALVRDEGLPDALDQAVARTELDGERRPRWWSVASAVQWAAVAVLLVGVLWLAGLALLSFIQLPVQSSPDVEGYPIPTLLVVVGLLLGVVLALLARVLSYVGANRAARRADRRLRVQVSAVASLSVVEPVEAQRHRLDECRAAAALAAR, encoded by the coding sequence ATGCGCGCCCTCGCGACCTCCGGGAAGAGGCGCAGCGAGGCGATCACGCTCCGTGTCCAGGCGCTCGAGAGCGCGCTCGACGCCGGGCGCGGCTGGCTCCGCGGCCCGACCCTCGAGCGGGGGGAGCAGGTCACGGCGCACGCCCGGGCACGCCTCGACCAGTCGGTCGACCACACGGTCGTCGCGCTCGCCGGGTCCACCGGCTCGGGCAAGTCCTCGATCTTCAACGTGCTCGCCGGACGTGAGCTCTCGACCCCGGGGGTCCGTCGGCCCACCACCTCGCAGGCGATGGCCGCGGTGTGGGACGCAGACCCGCAGGGTGCCGACGAGGCGGCCAGGCTGCTCGACTGGCTCGACGTCCGACGGCACACCGTCCTCGAGCCCGGGGCCGACAACCAGGGCCTGGTGCTGCTCGACCTGCCCGACCACGACTCTGTGGTCGTCGAGCACCGGGTGCGGTCCGACCTCCTCGTCGAGCGGGCCGACCTGCTCGTGTGGGTGGTCGACCCTCAGAAGTACGCCGACGCCGTGCTGCACGAGCAGTACCTCAGACCGCTCGCCGGTCACGCGGGCGTCGTCGTCCTCGTGCTCAACCAGGTCGACCGGCTCTCGCACGTCGACCAGCTGCAGTGCCTGGCGGACCTGCGCCGGCTCGCCGCGCAGGACGGTCTCGGCGCGTGCCCGGTCATCGGGCTCTCCGCGGTGACCGGGCAGGGTGTCGGCGAGCTGCGGTCCCTCGTCGCGGCAGCCGCCGCCGCGCGGGAGGCGGCGACCACCCGCCTGCTCGCCGACGTGCGCGCCGCCGCCGAGCAGGTCTCGCAGGAGTGCGGGCCGGCCCGCGACCTGCGCAGCCGGGCTGCTGCGCGGGCAGACCTCACGTCGGCGCTGCTGCACGCGGCGCGGGCCGACGTCGTGGTGCAGGCGGTGCGCGGCTCGTCGCTGCTGCGTGCCCGCGCGGCGACCGGCTGGCCGCTGACGCGGTGGCTCGGACGGCTGCGCTCCGACCCGCTGCGCCGGCTCAACCTGCTCCGCCAGGACGCCCGGTCGGAGCTCAGCCGGACGTCCTTGCCCCCGATGGACGCGGCGATGGCCGCCAAGACGCACACCGCGGTGCGCGAGTACGTCGACGGAGCCTCGGCCGGTGCGCCGGCGCCCTGGGTCATGGCGACCCGGGCGCTCGTCCGTGACGAGGGGCTCCCGGACGCCCTCGACCAGGCCGTGGCCCGGACCGAGCTCGACGGCGAGCGACGCCCACGCTGGTGGTCGGTCGCCTCGGCCGTCCAGTGGGCCGCCGTCGCGGTGCTGCTGGTCGGCGTGCTGTGGCTCGCCGGTCTCGCGCTCCTCTCCTTCATCCAGCTGCCCGTGCAGAGCTCGCCCGACGTCGAGGGGTACCCCATCCCGACGCTGCTGGTGGTCGTCGGGCTGCTGCTCGGCGTGGTCCTCGCGCTGCTGGCGCGGGTGCTCTCGTACGTGGGGGCGAACCGCGCGGCACGCCGCGCCGACCGCCGGCTGCGGGTCCAGGTGTCCGCCGTCGCGAGCCTGTCCGTCGTCGAGCCCGTCGAGGCCCAGCGCCACCGTCTCGACGAGTGCCGGGCCGCCGCCGCCCTCGCGGCACGCTGA